The sequence below is a genomic window from Phycisphaerales bacterium AB-hyl4.
CGAACTGGCGGACGAGTTTGAGCATCCGCGCTGGAAGCAGATGGGCGAAAAGGCTTCGGCGGCGGGCCACGGCGGAGGCGACTTTTTCGTGCTCGAAGACTTCGTGCTTGCCGTGCAGGGTGAGCGTGACAACCCGATCGACGTGTACGACGCGGTGACGTGGAGCAGCATCATCTGGCTCAGCGAGCAGTCGATTCGCACGAAGCAGGCGGTCGCCGCACCGGACTACCGCCTGGCCGAGGTCGCCGCGCCGGTGGAGGTAAGAGCTTGAAGATCACCGCCATTGAAACACACGTCTGCCATGCGCGGATGCGCAACTGGATCTTTGTGAAGGTGCTCACCGACCAGCCGGGCCTGTGGGGCTGGGGCGAAGCGACGCTGGAGTGGCACACGCGTGCGGTGGTGGGCGCGATCGAAGATATCAGCCATTTGCTCGTCGGCGAAGACCCGAGGCGTGTCGAGCACCTCTGGCAGATGATGTACCGCCAGCACTTCTGGCACGGCAACGGCATCGTTCGTGGCACGGCCATCAGTGGCATCGACCTGTCGCTGTGGGACATCGTCGGCAAGGCGCTGGGCGTGCCCTGTCATCAGCTCTGGGGCGGGCCGGTGCGCGATTACGTTCGGCTGTATTGCCACCTCGGCGGCGGCCGGATGGAAGACTTTTACGAGACAGCGCCGGACGATGCGAAGCGGTTTGCTGACCTTGCGCGGCAGGCAGTGGCGGACGGGTTCACTGCGTTCAAGAGCATGGCGGTGCCGGAGACGATGCCGCTGGAAGGTTTGAAGCCGGTGCGTTACGCCGAGGCGTGCGTGGCGGCGATGCGCGAGGCGGTAGGCGATGGCATTGACATCATGGTGGATTGTCATGCCCGGCCGTCGCCGGCGATGGGCATGCGCTTTGCGCGGGCGATGGAGCCCTATGGCTTGTACTTTTTCGAAGAGCCCTGCTGGCCGGAGTCGATTGACAGCATAGCCGACATTCAGCGGGCCGTCGGTACACCGATCGCCACGGGTGAACGACTGATCAGCCAGCATGCGTTTCGCGAGCTGTTGGAGAAGCGAGCCTGTCGCGTGCTTCAGCCGGACATTACACATTGCGGCGGCTTGAGCGAGGCGCGGCGCATCGCCGCGATGGCCGAGGCGTACCGCGTGGCGCTCGCCCCGCACAACCCGCAGGGCCCGGTGAGCACGGCCGCAAGCCTGGAACTAGGTTTCGCCACGCCGTCGTACATCATCTGCGAATCGGTGCATGGGGATGTGCCGTGGCGGGCGGACGTGGTCAGCGAAGGTTTTACGGTTGAAAAGGAGGGCCGACTCGTTCGGCCGAGCTCGCGGCCGGGTCTTGGTGTGGAGATTGATGAAGCTGAGGTGAAGAAGCATCCGTTTGAGCAGGAAGTATTGCAGCGGACGTTCTACCCCGACGGCAGCGTGGGAGACTGGTAATGGCGATCAATCTGACAGGCCAGGTGGCAATGATCAGCGGCGGGCTTGGTGACATCGGCCGAGCCACCGGCGAAGCGCTGGCCGAGGCGGGCGCGGCCGTGGCCGTGTCGGACATGGCCGATCAGCCTAAGGGCGAAGCGTGGTGTGATTCGATGGCGACGCTCGGACGGCGATGCCGCTACGACCGCGTCGACGTCACCGATTCGCAGGCGGTGCACCGGTGGGTCGACCGGGTAGAGCAGGCGCTGGGGCCGCCGACGCTGGCCGTGGTGAACGCGGCGGTGGTCGAGCCGGCCGATAGTTTGACGATCGATTCGGCGTCATGGGGACGACAGTTGGCGGTCAACCTCGACGGCGCGTTTTACATGGCACAGGCGGCGGCGAAGCGTCTGGTCGCGGCAAAGCGGCCTGGCGGAATCGTGTTCGTCGGCTCGTGGGCGGCACACCGGCCGCACCCGGATATCGTCGCCTACAGCGTGGCGAAGGCCGGGCTGCGCATGCTCATGCAGTGCATGGCGCTCGAACTCGCTCCGCACGGCATTCGCGTCAACGAGATCGCACCGGGCTACGTTGATGCCGGCCTCAGCGGCCGCCTCTTCAAACAGGAGCCGGCGAAACGCCAACGTGCTGTCCGGCAGACGCCCACCGGGCAGCTTATCGACGCGACCGAGGTTGCCCGGCAGATCGTGTGGTTGTGTGACTCGGCAAACCGACACCTGACTGGCCATGCGCTTGTGATGGATGGCGGTCTTTCGCTGGTCTCCTCCGCAACCGGCAATACGGCGACGAAGCCAGAAACACAAGAATGAATACGACCACAAGCAGTCGTTCCGACCCTTCTTCGACACCCGTGTGGCAACCCAGGGCGGCGGCGGTGCATGCGGGCGTGGC
It includes:
- a CDS encoding SDR family NAD(P)-dependent oxidoreductase, whose amino-acid sequence is MAINLTGQVAMISGGLGDIGRATGEALAEAGAAVAVSDMADQPKGEAWCDSMATLGRRCRYDRVDVTDSQAVHRWVDRVEQALGPPTLAVVNAAVVEPADSLTIDSASWGRQLAVNLDGAFYMAQAAAKRLVAAKRPGGIVFVGSWAAHRPHPDIVAYSVAKAGLRMLMQCMALELAPHGIRVNEIAPGYVDAGLSGRLFKQEPAKRQRAVRQTPTGQLIDATEVARQIVWLCDSANRHLTGHALVMDGGLSLVSSATGNTATKPETQE
- the dgoD gene encoding galactonate dehydratase, whose product is MKITAIETHVCHARMRNWIFVKVLTDQPGLWGWGEATLEWHTRAVVGAIEDISHLLVGEDPRRVEHLWQMMYRQHFWHGNGIVRGTAISGIDLSLWDIVGKALGVPCHQLWGGPVRDYVRLYCHLGGGRMEDFYETAPDDAKRFADLARQAVADGFTAFKSMAVPETMPLEGLKPVRYAEACVAAMREAVGDGIDIMVDCHARPSPAMGMRFARAMEPYGLYFFEEPCWPESIDSIADIQRAVGTPIATGERLISQHAFRELLEKRACRVLQPDITHCGGLSEARRIAAMAEAYRVALAPHNPQGPVSTAASLELGFATPSYIICESVHGDVPWRADVVSEGFTVEKEGRLVRPSSRPGLGVEIDEAEVKKHPFEQEVLQRTFYPDGSVGDW